The genomic DNA TAGCAATGGTGCAGGTTGAGAAGCTCCCGCATTGACTACGATCGTATAATCCATTGCGCCATATTTTTTCAATGTTTCTACTTGTGTACGTACCGTTGAATCTTTTTGTCCAATGGCTACATAGATACAAATCATATCTTGACCTTTTTGGTTGATGATCGTATCGATTGCAATCGATGTTTTCCCTGTTTTACGGTCACCGATAACTAATTCACGTTGTCCACGTCCGATCGGTACTAACGCATCGATCGCTTTCAACCCTGTTTGCATTGGTTCGTTGACTGATTTACGTTGCATAACACCAGGTGCCATCGCTTCAACTGGACGTGTTTTGTCCGTTACGATTTCTCCTAGCCCGTCAATGGGTTGTCCTAATGGATTGACGACACGTCCGATCATTGCGTCCCCTACAGGTACTTCCATGATCTTTCCTGTGCGTTTTACTTTATCCCCTTCACGAATGGATTCAAAATCTCCTAAGATAATGATTCCGACATCATTTGATTCCAAGTTTTGTGCCATACCATATGAACCGTTCGAAAATTCAAGTAGTTCACCACTCATGGCATTTTCAAGTCCATGCGCACGTGCGATTCCGTCACCAACATAAGTGACTGTACCGATTTCTTCGACTGAAAGCACGTTTTCATAATGTTCAATTTGTTCTTTAATCAAGGCACTAATTTCTTCTGCTTTGATAGCCATTCGATTCACCTACCTCTTTGTACTATCTATTTAATTGATTACGCAATTTTTCCAACTGCGTCCGAATGCTTCCGTCGATCACTTGATGATCTGCTTCTACAATTGCCCCACCAATGATCGTAGAATCAACTTGTTGCTTCAATTCGACCGTTTGATAGTTCATTGTTTTAGCGACATTTTCTTCAAGTCTAGTCAATTGTTCCGCTGAAAGTGGGACTGCTGTAGTCACACTTCCTAGTAACAAACCATTATTTTCATTGTAACGATGTTCATATTCGTCGATCATCAAAGGTAGATCGTTCATCCGATTGTACATGAACACGACTTCTAAAAAGTTTTTTACGATTCCTTGATAACCACTGACTAATTTGTCCATGATCAATCGCTTTTCATGCGGTTCCAACCGAACATCACTAAGGATACTCCCTAATTCAGGAACATCCGCATAGATTTTACGTAGACTAAGAAGTTCTTGGTAAATTTCTTCTGTATTATTTGAATCGATCGCCAGTTCAAATAATGCTTTTCCGTAACGTCTACCTACTGTATATTTATCTAGTTTCATTTGACGAACCTAGACCTTCGATATATTGATTGATTAAAGATTCGTGCATTTCTGGAGATAATTCTTTATTCAAGATTTTTTCCGCGATTTGAAGAGAAAGTTCAGCTACATCGTCTTTCACTGAGTTCAATGCCGTATCACGTTCCATCGTGATATCCGATTGGGCTTTACTTTTTAGACGAGCAACTTCTTCTTGCGTCTCCTTCAAAATATTTTGGCGGCTTAATTCTCCACTTTCTTTCGCATGTTTGATGATATCCGCAGCATCAGAGCGAGAAGCCAACAATTGTTGCTCACGTTCTTGTTCTAATTTTGCTGATTTGATGCGAGATTGTTCTGCAGAATCTAAATCAT from Enterococcus mundtii includes the following:
- the atpH gene encoding ATP synthase F1 subunit delta — encoded protein: MKLDKYTVGRRYGKALFELAIDSNNTEEIYQELLSLRKIYADVPELGSILSDVRLEPHEKRLIMDKLVSGYQGIVKNFLEVVFMYNRMNDLPLMIDEYEHRYNENNGLLLGSVTTAVPLSAEQLTRLEENVAKTMNYQTVELKQQVDSTIIGGAIVEADHQVIDGSIRTQLEKLRNQLNR
- the atpF gene encoding F0F1 ATP synthase subunit B — its product is MLNQLAIAEVGNPMLGNIIVVSGSFLILMVLLKHFAWGPISDILKKREDKIANDLDSAEQSRIKSAKLEQEREQQLLASRSDAADIIKHAKESGELSRQNILKETQEEVARLKSKAQSDITMERDTALNSVKDDVAELSLQIAEKILNKELSPEMHESLINQYIEGLGSSNETR